Proteins co-encoded in one Natranaerobius trueperi genomic window:
- a CDS encoding MGMT family protein: MQAKMTFETSRGCWIFIHDIFQVVKVLMPTSKETILLPEEPIDRLYDELTTYFQGKPVKFTVPIAIPKSPNFTHKVLKIVSEIKWGEVKSYGDIAKIAGLP, translated from the coding sequence TTGCAAGCTAAAATGACCTTTGAAACTTCGCGTGGTTGTTGGATTTTTATTCATGATATATTCCAAGTAGTTAAAGTTCTTATGCCAACAAGTAAAGAAACTATTTTATTACCTGAAGAACCTATTGATAGATTATACGATGAATTAACTACTTATTTTCAAGGAAAACCAGTAAAATTCACAGTACCTATTGCTATTCCAAAATCACCAAACTTTACTCACAAAGTTCTTAAAATTGTCAGTGAAATAAAATGGGGTGAAGTTAAAAGTTATGGAGATATAGCAAAAATAGCAGGTTTACCATAA
- a CDS encoding RrF2 family transcriptional regulator produces MKVSIRSKWALASTVYFAVNYSDNVIPLKTASKALGISEKYLEQLVIPLKKSGLLESIRGVQGGYRLKKHPKEITVYEVLGSIEPIEFSDEVTSEDKGEDKILFNVTDEFWSQLNSYVIKKLSEKTLEDFRDEYSNKSDEGFMYYI; encoded by the coding sequence TTGAAAGTTTCTATAAGAAGTAAATGGGCGTTAGCTAGCACAGTTTATTTTGCTGTCAACTATTCTGATAACGTAATACCTTTAAAAACAGCTTCAAAAGCATTAGGTATTTCAGAAAAATACCTCGAACAATTAGTTATTCCATTAAAAAAGTCAGGATTATTAGAAAGCATTAGAGGCGTTCAGGGTGGCTATCGATTAAAAAAACACCCAAAAGAGATAACAGTTTATGAAGTTTTAGGTTCTATAGAACCGATTGAGTTTTCAGATGAAGTCACTAGTGAGGACAAAGGAGAAGATAAAATTCTTTTTAATGTAACAGACGAATTTTGGTCACAACTAAACTCTTATGTTATAAAAAAGCTCTCTGAAAAGACATTAGAGGATTTTCGTGATGAGTATAGTAATAAATCTGATGAAGGATTTATGTACTATATATAG
- the bshA gene encoding N-acetyl-alpha-D-glucosaminyl L-malate synthase BshA, which produces MSLKIGIVCCPTHGGSGVVATELGKQLAKRGHEVHFFSYQVPFRLDKFYPQLYFHEVEVPTYPLFKYPPYSLALASKIAEVVEKEKIDIIHVHYAVPHSVCGNMARDMVSSRTGNQPKVVSTLHGTDITLVGNHPSFFPITKFGMENSDALTCVSKDLEKETRDIFGVRKQISTIYNFIDYEEYRPIENNKDMKIKFAPNDEKLLIHISNFRPVKRVEDVIRIFYNVQKEVPSRLIMVGDGSDRIKAEQLAKDLGITNQIDFLGKQDQIKSLLSIADLLLLPSEKESFGLVALEAMAYKIPVIASQVGGIPEVVLNNETGFVSPLGDINKMAKDAIYLLKNPEELSKFGLAARKRVIDKFSVEKVIPQYEELYIRTLKGGN; this is translated from the coding sequence ATGTCATTGAAAATAGGAATAGTATGTTGTCCTACTCATGGTGGTAGCGGAGTAGTAGCTACAGAATTAGGTAAACAGCTTGCTAAAAGGGGACATGAAGTTCATTTTTTTTCTTATCAAGTACCATTTAGACTAGATAAATTTTACCCTCAACTATATTTTCATGAAGTTGAAGTACCAACTTATCCTCTATTTAAATACCCTCCTTATTCTCTTGCTTTAGCTAGTAAGATAGCTGAAGTTGTAGAAAAAGAAAAAATTGATATAATACATGTTCATTATGCTGTTCCACACTCAGTTTGTGGCAATATGGCAAGAGATATGGTTAGTAGTAGAACGGGAAATCAACCTAAAGTAGTCTCTACTTTACACGGCACAGATATTACGTTAGTAGGTAATCACCCATCTTTTTTTCCAATAACTAAATTTGGAATGGAAAATAGTGATGCCCTAACTTGTGTATCGAAAGATCTAGAAAAAGAAACTAGAGATATTTTTGGTGTTAGAAAACAGATATCAACGATATACAATTTTATAGATTATGAAGAGTATAGACCTATTGAAAATAATAAAGATATGAAAATAAAATTCGCTCCTAATGATGAAAAGTTGTTAATTCATATCTCTAATTTCAGACCTGTAAAGAGAGTAGAAGATGTAATTCGAATTTTCTATAATGTTCAAAAAGAGGTTCCTTCAAGATTAATAATGGTTGGAGATGGGTCTGATAGAATAAAGGCGGAACAATTGGCGAAAGATCTGGGTATTACTAATCAAATCGATTTTCTAGGAAAGCAAGATCAAATCAAGTCGCTTTTATCAATCGCTGATTTGTTACTTTTGCCATCAGAAAAAGAATCATTTGGATTAGTAGCCTTAGAGGCAATGGCTTATAAGATACCTGTGATAGCATCACAAGTAGGTGGGATACCAGAAGTTGTCTTGAACAATGAAACAGGATTTGTGTCTCCTTTAGGTGATATAAATAAAATGGCAAAGGATGCAATTTACTTATTAAAAAATCCTGAAGAATTAAGTAAATTTGGATTAGCGGCAAGAAAGCGAGTGATTGATAAGTTTAGTGTAGAAAAAGTTATTCCACAATATGAAGAATTATATATAAGAACTTTAAAAGGGGGCAATTAA
- the bshB1 gene encoding bacillithiol biosynthesis deacetylase BshB1 — MDTLDLLVFGPHPDDAELGLGGTIALHTQKGYKVGICDLTMGEMGTNGTTEERQIESREAAKTLGVTVRENLAIPDGFVSKSEENLKKTIEVIRKYRPNKICTVNFNDDHPDHANGTLLIKEATFLSGLYKYPAEGQRFRPENLFYYFAARPKNPDIVVDITLVYDIKLRAIMKHESQLGLNKEKESIKTNLTNPNFLEKIKARDKYMGSFIKADYGEGLICDRIPRVNDLIKFGG, encoded by the coding sequence ATGGATACTTTAGATCTACTTGTATTTGGACCACACCCTGATGATGCTGAACTAGGACTTGGTGGTACTATAGCGTTACATACACAAAAAGGTTATAAAGTGGGGATTTGTGATTTAACAATGGGTGAAATGGGGACTAATGGAACAACAGAAGAAAGACAAATAGAGTCTCGTGAAGCAGCTAAAACTTTAGGGGTTACTGTAAGAGAAAATTTAGCTATTCCAGATGGATTTGTATCAAAAAGCGAAGAGAACTTGAAAAAAACGATTGAAGTTATCAGGAAATATCGACCGAATAAGATATGTACAGTTAATTTTAATGATGATCATCCAGATCATGCTAATGGAACTTTATTGATAAAAGAAGCTACTTTTTTATCTGGTCTATACAAATATCCAGCAGAAGGACAACGGTTCAGACCAGAAAATTTATTTTATTATTTTGCAGCTCGTCCTAAAAACCCGGATATTGTAGTTGATATCACTTTAGTTTATGATATTAAGTTGAGGGCAATTATGAAGCATGAATCACAGTTAGGGTTAAATAAAGAAAAAGAGAGTATAAAGACTAACTTAACTAATCCAAACTTCTTAGAAAAAATAAAAGCACGTGATAAATATATGGGTTCTTTTATAAAAGCTGATTATGGTGAAGGGTTAATATGTGATCGAATACCTCGTGTAAATGATCTAATTAAGTTTGGAGGTTGA